The genomic segment CGACGACGTCCACCTGCGCGGCCTCGCCGAGATCTCGAACTACTGCGTGCGCGGCTGCCTCTACTGCGGCCTGCGCGCCGGCGCCGGCGGCCCGGAGCGGTACCGGCTGACGCGCGACGAGATCCTCGAGTGCGCGGCGGCGGCGAAGGCGCTCGGCTACGGCACGCTCGTCATGCAGTCGGGCGAGGATCCGGGGCTGTCGCGGGAGTTCGTCGCCGACGTCGTGCGCGAGATCAAGGGGCGCTTCGGCCTCGCCGTCACGCTGAGCCTCGGCGAGCGGAGCCACGAGGACACGCTCGCCTGGCGCGAGGCGGGCGCCGACCGCTACCTGCTGCGCTTCGAGACCTCCGACCCCGAGCTCTACGCGGCGGTCCACCCCGATCTCCCGGGGAAGGTCTCCGACCGCGTCG from the bacterium genome contains:
- a CDS encoding radical SAM protein, producing the protein MTRGEILSRLTERDPRRLEALWAEADATRRARVGDDVHLRGLAEISNYCVRGCLYCGLRAGAGGPERYRLTRDEILECAAAAKALGYGTLVMQSGEDPGLSREFVADVVREIKGRFGLAVTLSLGERSHEDTLAWREAGADRYLLRFETSDPELYAAVHPDLPGKVSDRVAQLLRLRAQGYEIGSGVMVGLPGQTWEILAGDIALF